The following are encoded in a window of Tessaracoccus flavescens genomic DNA:
- a CDS encoding sensor histidine kinase: MTPQSEQAAKASLRTRIMVPMILLTGLALIAAGAIVAVIESRNVESSVDQRLMRIRDELRVLADKGVDPETGKPFAEPADLLQTFMERTVIGETEGEVVFTGDRVALVPEGVTALRLQDDPQLIEAVSPHAVGNEVVITSISTDQRRYRVLVAPVQFGTSQGALVYAYDMRAMMQPLRGTMLIYAVVACVLLALVALIAWPLVGRLLRPIEELRRAVDSIDELDLTTRVPVRGRDELAALTGTVNRMLDRVQRTVGDQRQLLDDVGHELRTPITVVRGHLELVDPSDPSDVVATRDLAIDEVDRMGVLINDLLVLAKAGQSDFVVPAWTDLAPLTDQTLEKARTLGNRRWRLESVAASEAWVDPMRITQAWLQLAANAVKYSDDGSVIGLGSRIHRGEAELWVRDQGIGIAADQLDHVRERFGRGREASSHAQGAGLGLSIVESILVAHGGRLDIQSTEGIGSTFTMVVPLAPANEPQPKEPEQ, encoded by the coding sequence ATGACCCCGCAGAGTGAGCAGGCGGCAAAGGCGAGCCTCCGCACCCGGATCATGGTGCCGATGATCCTGCTCACCGGGCTCGCCCTGATCGCGGCGGGGGCCATCGTCGCGGTGATCGAGAGCCGCAACGTCGAGTCGAGCGTCGATCAGCGGCTGATGCGCATCCGCGACGAGTTGCGGGTGCTGGCCGACAAGGGCGTCGATCCGGAGACAGGCAAACCGTTCGCGGAGCCCGCCGACCTGCTGCAGACCTTCATGGAGCGCACCGTGATCGGCGAGACCGAGGGCGAGGTCGTCTTCACCGGCGACCGGGTGGCGCTCGTCCCAGAAGGGGTGACCGCGCTTCGCCTCCAGGACGATCCCCAGTTGATCGAGGCGGTCAGCCCGCACGCCGTCGGAAACGAGGTGGTGATCACCAGCATCTCGACGGATCAACGGCGCTATCGCGTGCTGGTCGCTCCGGTCCAGTTCGGCACCTCGCAGGGGGCGCTCGTCTACGCCTACGACATGCGGGCGATGATGCAGCCGCTGCGCGGCACCATGCTCATCTACGCGGTCGTCGCCTGCGTGCTGCTCGCCCTCGTCGCGCTGATCGCCTGGCCGCTCGTCGGCCGACTGCTCCGGCCGATCGAGGAACTGCGCCGTGCGGTCGACTCGATCGACGAACTCGACCTCACCACCCGGGTCCCGGTCCGCGGCCGCGACGAGCTCGCGGCCCTCACCGGCACCGTCAACCGGATGCTCGACCGAGTTCAGCGCACCGTCGGGGACCAGCGCCAACTTCTCGACGACGTCGGCCACGAACTGCGCACCCCGATCACCGTCGTGCGCGGCCACCTCGAGCTGGTCGACCCGTCCGACCCGTCTGACGTCGTCGCCACCCGCGACCTCGCCATCGACGAGGTCGACCGGATGGGCGTGCTGATCAACGACCTGCTCGTGCTCGCGAAGGCTGGGCAGTCGGACTTCGTCGTGCCCGCCTGGACCGATCTGGCCCCGCTGACCGACCAGACCCTCGAGAAGGCGCGCACCCTCGGCAACCGTCGGTGGCGGCTGGAGAGCGTCGCCGCCTCCGAGGCGTGGGTCGATCCCATGCGCATCACCCAGGCCTGGCTCCAGTTGGCGGCCAACGCCGTCAAGTACTCCGACGACGGATCGGTCATCGGGCTCGGCTCGAGGATCCACCGGGGCGAGGCGGAGCTGTGGGTCAGGGACCAGGGGATCGGGATCGCCGCCGACCAGCTCGACCATGTCCGGGAGCGTTTCGGCCGCGGGCGGGAGGCGTCGTCGCATGCGCAGGGTGCCGGGCTCGGCCTCAGCATCGTCGAGTCGATCCTCGTCGCGCACGGCGGGCGGCTCGACATCCAGTCCACCGAGGGGATCGGGTCGACCTTCACCATGGTCGTCCCGCTCGCCCCAGCCAATGAACCCCAGCCGAAGGAACCTGAGCAGTGA
- a CDS encoding response regulator transcription factor, translating to MSTVLIVEDEARIASFIAKGLKSAGFTSHQTASGAEGATLAVHGNFDLVILDVGLPDLDGFEVLERIRGQGVTVPVIMLTARSSVEDRVAGLEGGADDYMPKPFSFEELLARIRLRLRSERPNAQDGATQLSHNGLTLDFRTRKAQVDGEWVDLSAREFTLAETFLRNAGQVLSREQLLSNVWGFDFDPGSNVVDVYVRYLRGKLGKERFETVRGMGYRLV from the coding sequence GTGAGCACAGTTCTGATCGTGGAAGACGAGGCGCGGATCGCGTCCTTCATCGCCAAGGGCCTGAAGTCGGCGGGCTTCACGTCCCACCAGACGGCCTCGGGGGCGGAGGGCGCGACGCTCGCCGTCCACGGCAACTTCGATCTCGTGATCCTCGACGTCGGCCTGCCCGACCTCGACGGCTTCGAGGTGCTGGAACGCATCCGTGGCCAAGGGGTGACCGTGCCGGTGATCATGCTGACGGCCCGCTCGTCGGTGGAGGACCGGGTCGCCGGCCTAGAGGGCGGGGCCGATGACTACATGCCGAAGCCGTTCTCGTTCGAGGAGCTCCTTGCCCGGATCCGGCTGCGGCTGCGCTCTGAGCGGCCGAACGCGCAGGACGGGGCGACGCAGCTCAGCCACAACGGGCTGACGCTGGACTTCCGCACCCGTAAGGCGCAGGTCGACGGGGAGTGGGTCGATCTGTCGGCGCGCGAGTTCACGCTCGCAGAGACCTTCCTGCGCAACGCGGGCCAGGTGCTCAGCCGAGAACAGCTGCTCAGCAACGTCTGGGGGTTCGACTTCGACCCCGGTTCGAACGTGGTCGACGTCTACGTCCGCTACCTGCGCGGGAAGCTGGGCAAGGAGCGCTTCGAGACGGTCCGGGGGATGGGCTACCGACTGGTCTGA
- a CDS encoding MFS transporter: MSHFAVQLGAVALPVISVDLLHASESQLGYLNAASTAAFLLLGLPAGAWVDRWFKRPTMIWANLARGIAIAVVPTLYFLGLLELWHLYVVAAVIGIATVFFDVAYQSFIPMLVAPGLISRANSRMEATAQLARLAGPALGGLLLKIVSAPVLLLADAVGYLVSWWFLLVTRDHEAEYREKRGTPPPRNLRREIAEGLGFVFRQPAISRITLASFLTNFASTATFTLVPIVILRLLGFSAFQYGLIMTLGAVGGLLGAGAAGRIARRIGTANAVRFSTLAGALSVFCYPFALALPDRTSSLVVLIAGSFIGNGAVLTYNVTQVSLRQRLCPPHLLGRMNASVRFIVWGIMPISALAAGWASEAIGVGNFLWITALLGTAGFIPLVRLGRHVTE, encoded by the coding sequence CTGTCCCATTTCGCCGTCCAGCTCGGCGCGGTCGCGCTGCCCGTGATCTCGGTCGACCTGCTCCACGCCAGCGAATCGCAGCTCGGCTATCTGAACGCCGCCTCGACGGCCGCCTTCCTGCTGCTCGGCCTTCCAGCCGGCGCCTGGGTCGACAGGTGGTTCAAGCGGCCGACCATGATCTGGGCGAATCTCGCGCGCGGCATCGCGATCGCGGTGGTCCCCACGCTCTACTTCCTCGGGCTGCTTGAACTGTGGCACCTCTACGTCGTGGCCGCCGTGATCGGCATCGCGACGGTGTTCTTCGACGTCGCCTACCAGAGCTTCATCCCGATGCTCGTCGCTCCTGGGCTGATCTCGCGGGCCAACTCCCGGATGGAGGCGACTGCGCAGCTGGCACGGCTCGCCGGCCCGGCGCTCGGCGGCCTGCTGCTGAAGATCGTGAGCGCCCCTGTCCTGCTTCTCGCCGACGCCGTCGGCTACCTGGTCAGCTGGTGGTTCCTCCTCGTCACGCGCGACCACGAGGCCGAGTACCGCGAGAAGCGTGGCACTCCCCCGCCGAGGAACCTGCGCCGCGAGATCGCGGAGGGGCTCGGGTTCGTGTTCCGTCAGCCGGCGATCAGCCGGATCACGCTCGCGTCGTTCCTGACGAACTTCGCCTCGACGGCGACCTTCACCCTCGTGCCCATCGTGATCCTGCGGCTGCTCGGATTCTCGGCCTTCCAGTACGGCCTGATCATGACCCTCGGCGCGGTCGGCGGCCTGCTCGGCGCCGGGGCGGCTGGCAGGATCGCACGCAGGATCGGGACGGCGAACGCTGTGCGGTTCTCCACCCTCGCCGGGGCCCTGTCCGTGTTCTGTTACCCCTTCGCTCTTGCCCTGCCCGACCGCACATCCTCACTCGTGGTGCTGATCGCCGGTTCATTCATCGGCAACGGCGCCGTGCTCACCTACAACGTGACCCAGGTCTCCCTGCGACAGCGGCTCTGCCCGCCGCACCTGCTCGGCCGGATGAACGCGTCGGTGCGTTTCATCGTGTGGGGCATCATGCCGATCAGCGCGCTGGCCGCAGGCTGGGCCAGCGAGGCGATCGGCGTGGGCAACTTCCTGTGGATCACCGCGCTCCTCGGCACCGCCGGGTTCATCCCGCTCGTCCGGCTCGGCCGCCACGTCACCGAATGA
- a CDS encoding dienelactone hydrolase family protein, whose protein sequence is MLVASAQIMLQANAEARGGLFLFGFIDPSYLDDPWPSGIPAQVHGMADDPYMAEGDWAAEAIAAQHANLEIFRYPGTAHLFADTSSPDHDEAATAQLLERAEAFLARL, encoded by the coding sequence GTGCTCGTCGCGTCGGCGCAGATCATGCTGCAGGCCAACGCCGAGGCCCGCGGCGGGCTGTTCCTGTTCGGCTTCATCGACCCGTCCTACCTGGACGACCCGTGGCCCTCGGGCATCCCGGCCCAGGTCCACGGCATGGCCGACGACCCGTACATGGCCGAGGGCGACTGGGCAGCCGAAGCCATCGCAGCCCAGCACGCAAACCTGGAGATCTTCCGCTACCCCGGCACGGCGCACCTTTTCGCCGACACCTCGAGCCCCGACCACGACGAAGCGGCCACGGCCCAACTTCTTGAGCGGGCCGAGGCCTTCCTGGCCCGCCTCTGA
- a CDS encoding glutaminase codes for MFTADVLAVEQQAHTGRLPPDPQVTGLVRAAHARDADHGEGVVADYIPILAKADPRWFGLSLVGVNGRAYEVGGTTVSLSIQSISKALVFALVCEELGHEEVRRRSG; via the coding sequence TTGTTCACAGCAGACGTGCTCGCCGTCGAGCAACAGGCGCACACCGGAAGGCTGCCGCCAGATCCACAGGTGACCGGCCTGGTCAGGGCCGCCCATGCGCGCGACGCCGACCACGGCGAGGGCGTGGTGGCCGACTACATCCCGATCCTGGCAAAGGCCGATCCCCGCTGGTTCGGACTGTCGCTCGTGGGTGTGAACGGCCGCGCCTACGAGGTTGGCGGCACCACCGTCTCGCTCTCCATCCAGTCCATCTCCAAGGCGCTCGTGTTCGCCCTCGTCTGCGAGGAACTGGGGCACGAGGAGGTGCGCCGTCGGTCGGGGTGA
- a CDS encoding FumA C-terminus/TtdB family hydratase beta subunit has product MAVSCSADRQCLGKITPEGVFIEQLEMEPSRFMPETVDADLDAETDGITGTGKGAVVKIDLTRPMPEILAELSRFPVKTRVSLNGPLIVARDIAHAKIKERLDAGEEMPQYLKDHPVYYAGPAKTPEGMASGSFGPTTAGRMDSYVDQFQAAGGSMVMLAKGNRSQAVTDACNAHGGFYLGSIGGPAARLAQDCIKKVEVVEYEELGMEAVWKIEVEDFPAFIVVDDKGNDFFAEVNKPLVLSIPKREGL; this is encoded by the coding sequence ATGGCGGTCAGCTGCTCGGCCGACCGGCAGTGCCTCGGCAAGATCACCCCCGAGGGCGTCTTCATCGAGCAGCTCGAGATGGAGCCCTCCCGCTTCATGCCCGAGACAGTGGACGCCGACCTCGACGCCGAGACCGACGGCATCACCGGCACCGGCAAGGGCGCGGTCGTCAAGATCGACCTGACCCGGCCGATGCCGGAGATCCTGGCCGAGCTGAGCCGGTTCCCCGTCAAGACCCGCGTCTCGCTCAACGGGCCGCTCATCGTCGCCCGCGACATCGCGCACGCGAAGATCAAGGAGCGCCTGGACGCCGGCGAGGAGATGCCGCAGTACCTCAAGGACCACCCCGTCTACTACGCGGGCCCCGCGAAGACGCCCGAGGGCATGGCCTCGGGCTCGTTCGGCCCGACCACCGCTGGACGCATGGACTCCTACGTCGACCAGTTCCAGGCTGCCGGCGGCTCGATGGTGATGCTGGCGAAGGGCAACCGGTCGCAGGCCGTCACGGATGCCTGCAACGCGCACGGTGGCTTCTACCTCGGCTCCATCGGTGGGCCCGCGGCGCGGCTCGCCCAGGACTGCATCAAGAAGGTCGAGGTCGTCGAGTACGAAGAACTCGGTATGGAGGCCGTCTGGAAGATCGAGGTCGAGGACTTCCCCGCCTTCATCGTCGTCGACGACAAGGGCAACGACTTCTTCGCAGAGGTGAACAAGCCGCTGGTACTCAGCATCCCCAAGCGCGAGGGCCTCTGA
- a CDS encoding ISL3 family transposase gives MRGVSLWARVLGVEHTIVEDVVLDEAAGTVIVSVRPMKRRAHRCGRCGRRATRFDRGRGRRRWRSLDLGTMPVFLEADAPRVRCREHGVVVAQVPWARHDAGHTRDFDAQVAWLVTQCSKRAVSQLMRIAWRSVGAIITRVWDDVSRSFDRFADLTRIGVDEISYKRGHKYLTVVVNHDTGRLVWAAPGRDKATLNRFFDELAASGDAAGQDRVSMITHVSADGANWIKAVIRDRCPEAVLCADPFHVVKWASEALDTVRRQAWTAASGRRRHDPTTGTQPRSIGDAQAFQRARYSLWKNPENLTAKQQIQLQWIAVSHPDVHRAYLLKEALRTLFKLAPDEAETAFDQWIAWARRSHLPAFVDLQRRLLKHRDEILASIQHTMSNGLIESVNTKIRLITRIGFGFHGPEPLIALAMLNLAGPKPRLPGRT, from the coding sequence GTGCGTGGTGTCAGCCTATGGGCCAGGGTGCTTGGTGTCGAGCACACCATCGTTGAGGATGTTGTCCTCGATGAGGCCGCGGGGACAGTGATCGTGTCGGTGCGGCCGATGAAACGCCGCGCTCACCGGTGTGGCAGGTGTGGACGGCGCGCCACCCGGTTCGACCGGGGCCGGGGACGTCGACGGTGGCGGAGCCTGGATTTGGGGACCATGCCCGTGTTCCTCGAGGCCGACGCGCCGCGGGTGCGGTGCCGGGAGCATGGGGTGGTGGTCGCGCAGGTCCCGTGGGCCCGTCACGACGCGGGCCATACCCGTGATTTCGATGCGCAGGTCGCGTGGCTGGTCACCCAATGCTCCAAGCGTGCGGTCAGCCAGCTGATGCGGATCGCGTGGCGCAGTGTCGGCGCGATCATCACCCGCGTCTGGGATGACGTGTCGCGCAGTTTTGACCGGTTCGCTGACCTGACCAGGATCGGTGTCGATGAGATCAGTTACAAACGCGGACACAAGTACCTCACCGTGGTGGTCAACCATGACACCGGACGTCTCGTCTGGGCGGCCCCGGGACGTGACAAGGCAACCCTGAACCGGTTCTTCGACGAACTGGCCGCCTCCGGTGACGCCGCTGGCCAGGATCGGGTCTCGATGATCACCCATGTCAGCGCTGACGGGGCGAACTGGATCAAAGCGGTGATCCGGGACCGCTGTCCCGAGGCGGTGTTGTGTGCTGACCCGTTCCACGTCGTCAAATGGGCCAGCGAAGCTCTCGACACGGTCCGTCGGCAGGCCTGGACCGCCGCCTCGGGACGTCGCCGTCACGACCCCACCACCGGAACCCAGCCCCGCTCGATCGGCGACGCGCAAGCGTTCCAACGAGCCCGCTACTCGCTCTGGAAGAACCCGGAGAACCTCACCGCCAAACAACAGATCCAACTCCAATGGATCGCCGTGTCACACCCGGACGTGCATCGGGCCTACCTGCTGAAGGAAGCCCTCAGGACCCTCTTCAAACTCGCCCCCGACGAAGCCGAAACAGCGTTCGACCAGTGGATCGCCTGGGCCCGACGCTCACACCTGCCCGCGTTCGTCGACCTCCAACGCCGACTCCTCAAACACCGCGACGAGATCCTCGCCTCGATCCAGCACACCATGTCGAACGGGCTGATCGAATCCGTCAATACCAAGATCCGACTCATCACCCGCATCGGCTTCGGCTTCCACGGCCCCGAACCCCTCATCGCCCTGGCCATGCTCAACCTCGCAGGCCCCAAACCCCGACTCCCCGGCCGAACCTGA
- a CDS encoding GAF domain-containing protein, with protein sequence MSAETRRLLERARADLLTGDTDAKQLRAVRSLVRDSWQRALAGRVKADGLPPLDLRGDQLDDYLKGHPLAGALDLIYGLLLPGGTDDTGVIVAVGDEAGRLLWVEGDRDVRNRADDMGFIPGANWSEAAVGTPAPGTAIALGRSVQIHGSEHFNLKVAPWSCTAAPVRDPETRRVIGVIDVTGGAEAATPQAQLLVDATARAVESELLITRMRAREHTPQRRPLRRRRTTNATLQVLGRQRAALELERDDGASVVEFGRRHAEILLMLRLNPAGLSAERLAELVYGKGADPATLRPEIVRLRKALRRATSEIDIASRPYRLVGSLTTDAHSVLGLLDRGAHRVALAAYRGEVLPGSEAPGVLAFRDTVSTALREALMAEASADVLLAYADTEEGADDRELLLLLLEQLPPRSPKRAGVLARIDRIDAS encoded by the coding sequence GTGTCGGCAGAGACGCGCCGCCTCCTCGAACGTGCGCGCGCCGACCTGCTGACCGGCGACACCGACGCGAAGCAGTTGCGGGCCGTGCGCTCCCTCGTCCGCGACTCGTGGCAGAGGGCGCTCGCCGGGCGGGTGAAGGCCGACGGCCTGCCCCCGCTCGACCTGCGGGGCGACCAACTGGACGACTACCTCAAGGGCCATCCACTGGCCGGGGCGCTCGACCTCATCTACGGGCTCCTGCTCCCAGGCGGCACGGACGACACCGGCGTCATCGTCGCGGTCGGCGACGAGGCGGGTCGGCTGCTGTGGGTCGAGGGGGACAGAGACGTCCGCAACCGGGCGGACGACATGGGCTTCATCCCAGGAGCCAACTGGTCCGAGGCCGCCGTCGGCACCCCCGCGCCGGGCACGGCCATCGCGCTAGGCCGCTCGGTCCAGATCCACGGCTCGGAACACTTCAACCTGAAGGTCGCGCCGTGGTCGTGCACGGCCGCCCCGGTGCGCGATCCGGAGACGCGGCGCGTGATCGGGGTGATCGATGTCACGGGCGGCGCCGAGGCCGCGACGCCCCAGGCCCAACTCCTCGTCGATGCCACCGCCCGCGCCGTCGAGTCCGAACTCCTGATCACCCGGATGCGTGCCCGTGAGCACACGCCGCAGCGTCGACCGCTGCGCAGGCGCAGGACGACCAACGCCACCCTCCAGGTCCTCGGTCGACAGCGCGCCGCCCTCGAACTCGAGCGCGACGACGGCGCAAGCGTCGTCGAGTTCGGACGACGCCACGCCGAGATCCTGCTGATGCTGCGGCTCAACCCGGCGGGTCTCTCCGCCGAACGACTCGCCGAGCTCGTCTACGGCAAGGGCGCGGACCCGGCGACGCTGCGCCCGGAGATCGTCAGGCTCCGCAAGGCGCTGCGAAGGGCCACCTCCGAGATCGACATCGCGTCGCGGCCCTACCGGCTCGTCGGTTCGCTCACCACCGACGCCCACAGCGTCCTCGGCCTGCTCGACCGCGGCGCGCACCGGGTCGCGCTGGCCGCCTACCGCGGCGAGGTGCTTCCCGGCTCCGAGGCGCCCGGGGTCCTGGCCTTCCGCGACACGGTCAGCACCGCCCTGCGTGAGGCGCTGATGGCCGAGGCCAGCGCCGACGTGCTGCTCGCCTACGCAGACACCGAGGAAGGGGCAGACGACCGCGAACTCCTCCTGCTCCTGCTCGAACAGCTCCCTCCACGCTCACCGAAGCGCGCAGGCGTGCTCGCCCGGATCGACCGGATCGACGCCAGCTGA